One Streptomyces sp. ML-6 genomic region harbors:
- a CDS encoding phosphatidylinositol mannoside acyltransferase, translating to MSDAPGSGRTGPRDRLTDGLYGLGWAAVKKLPEPVARSLFRTIADQVWKRRGKSVLRLESNLARVVPDASPARLAELSRAGLRSYMRYWMESFRLPTWSPERIKASIEVTDAHRLTEGLDAGRGVILALPHLANWDLAGAWVTTDLKVPFTTVAERLKPETLYDRFVAYREGLGMEVLPHSGGAAFGTLARRLRSGGLVCLVADRDLSASGVEVSFFGDTARMPAGPALLAQQTGALLLPVTLGYDDTPVMKARLHPPVEVPATGDRTERTSAMTQALADAFAVGIAEHPEDWHMLQRLWLADLEPREDRP from the coding sequence GTGAGCGACGCACCGGGGAGCGGCCGGACCGGTCCGCGCGACCGGCTGACGGACGGGCTGTACGGGCTCGGCTGGGCCGCCGTCAAGAAGCTTCCCGAGCCGGTCGCCCGGTCCCTCTTCCGGACCATCGCCGACCAGGTGTGGAAGCGGCGCGGCAAGAGCGTGCTGCGACTGGAGTCAAACCTGGCCCGGGTCGTGCCCGACGCGTCACCGGCCCGGCTGGCCGAGCTCTCCCGGGCCGGCCTGCGTTCGTACATGCGTTACTGGATGGAGTCGTTCCGGCTGCCCACCTGGAGCCCGGAGCGGATCAAGGCGTCCATAGAGGTGACCGACGCGCACCGGCTGACCGAGGGGCTGGACGCCGGCCGCGGCGTCATCCTCGCCCTGCCGCACCTGGCGAACTGGGACCTGGCGGGCGCCTGGGTCACCACCGATCTCAAGGTGCCCTTCACCACGGTCGCCGAGCGGCTGAAGCCGGAGACCCTGTACGACCGGTTCGTCGCCTACCGCGAGGGACTCGGCATGGAGGTCCTGCCGCACAGCGGCGGGGCCGCCTTCGGCACCCTGGCCCGGCGGCTGCGCTCGGGCGGACTGGTCTGCCTGGTGGCCGACCGCGACCTGTCGGCCTCCGGGGTCGAGGTGTCCTTCTTCGGCGACACCGCGCGCATGCCCGCGGGCCCGGCGCTGCTCGCCCAGCAGACCGGCGCGCTGCTGCTGCCGGTGACGCTCGGCTACGACGACACACCCGTGATGAAGGCGCGCCTCCACCCCCCGGTCGAGGTGCCCGCCACGGGCGACCGCACGGAGCGGACGTCCGCGATGACCCAGGCGCTGGCCGACGCCTTCGCCGTCGGGATCGCCGAGCACCCGGAGGACTGGCACATGCTGCAACGGCTCTGGCTCGCCGACCTGGAGCCCCGGGAGGACCGGCCGTGA
- the pgsA gene encoding phosphatidylinositol phosphate synthase — protein MLNKYARAFFTRVLTPFAALLLRLGVSPDAVTLIGTAGVVAGALVFFPMGEFFWGTIVITVFVFSDLVDGNMARQAGISSRWGAFLDSTLDRVADGAIFGGFALWYAGRGDDNVLCAVAIFCLASGQVVSYTKARGESIGLPVAVNGLVERAERLVVSLVAAGFAGLHKFGVPGIQVLLPIALWIVAVGSLVTLVQRVVTVRRESAEADAAEAAASQGSGGAQ, from the coding sequence ATGCTGAACAAGTACGCGCGTGCATTTTTTACGCGTGTCCTCACACCGTTCGCCGCACTGCTCCTCCGTCTCGGCGTGAGCCCTGACGCGGTCACGCTGATCGGTACGGCCGGAGTGGTGGCGGGTGCCCTGGTCTTCTTCCCGATGGGGGAGTTCTTCTGGGGCACGATCGTCATCACGGTCTTCGTCTTCTCCGACCTCGTCGACGGGAACATGGCCCGCCAGGCCGGCATCTCCAGCCGCTGGGGCGCGTTCCTGGACTCGACGCTGGACCGGGTCGCCGACGGGGCGATCTTCGGCGGTTTCGCGCTCTGGTACGCGGGCCGGGGCGACGACAACGTGCTCTGCGCGGTCGCGATCTTCTGCCTGGCCAGCGGCCAGGTGGTGTCGTACACGAAGGCGCGCGGCGAGTCGATCGGGCTGCCGGTCGCCGTCAACGGGCTCGTGGAGCGCGCCGAGCGGCTGGTGGTCTCGCTGGTCGCGGCCGGATTCGCCGGCCTGCACAAGTTCGGGGTCCCCGGCATTCAGGTGCTGCTGCCGATCGCGCTGTGGATCGTCGCCGTGGGCAGCCTGGTGACGCTCGTGCAGCGGGTCGTCACCGTGCGCCGCGAGTCCGCCGAGGCCGACGCCGCCGAGGCGGCCGCCTCGCAGGGCAGCGGGGGCGCCCAGTGA
- a CDS encoding elongation factor G-like protein EF-G2, with amino-acid sequence MGDRTRAHTGAAGGAPTADRPSSVRNVVLVGHSGSGKTTLVEALAQTAGAINRAGRVEDGTALSDYDEIEHRQQRSVQLSLVPVEWAGCRINLLDTPGYADFVGELRAGLRAADAALFVVSAAQEADAVAGATRAVWEECAAVGMPRAIVVTHLDTARTPFDEMVRICGEIFGGDDPDAVLPLHLPLHGPEGPDGHAPLTGLAGLLTRQVFDYSSGERREKPPDDTQREPLRAARDRLIEGIIAESEDETLMDRYLGGAEIDVASLVKDLERAVARGTFHPVLAAAPAAEGARRGVGTVELLDLVTGGFPAPAERPMPGVTPLHGASCPVLACDPDGPLIAEVVKTSSDPYVGRVSLVRVFSGTLRPDETVHVFGHGLTDPAREARPFHEAEVRVGALSTPFGKQQRPLTACAAGDLACVAKLGTAETGDTLSGPDLPLLLDPWTTPDPLLPLAIEAHSKADEDKLSQGLARLVAEDPTLRLEQNQDTHQVVLWCLGEAHQDVALDRLRNRYGVQVDAVPHEVALRETFAAPSSGRGRHVKQSGGHGQYAICEIDVEPLPAGSGVEFVDKVVGGSVPRQFISSVEKGVRAQAARGVVAGHPLVDVRVTLRDGKSHSVDSSDAAFQTAGALALREAAADTRIRFLEPVDEVRVLVPDDYVGPVMSDLSGRRGRVIGTEQSGSGRTLVRAEVPELEIDRYAVDLRSLSHGAGRFDRAYARHEAMPPQLAERLGERRERRPEDT; translated from the coding sequence ATGGGTGACAGGACACGCGCGCACACCGGGGCCGCCGGCGGGGCGCCGACGGCCGACCGGCCCTCGTCCGTACGGAACGTGGTGCTCGTCGGCCACAGCGGTTCCGGGAAGACCACGCTCGTCGAGGCCCTGGCGCAGACCGCGGGGGCGATCAACCGGGCCGGCCGGGTCGAGGACGGCACCGCCCTCTCCGACTACGACGAGATCGAGCACCGGCAGCAGCGTTCCGTACAGCTCTCCCTGGTCCCCGTGGAGTGGGCCGGGTGCCGGATCAACCTGCTGGACACCCCCGGCTACGCCGATTTCGTCGGGGAGCTCAGGGCCGGTCTGCGGGCGGCGGACGCGGCCCTGTTCGTCGTCTCCGCGGCCCAGGAGGCGGACGCGGTGGCCGGTGCCACCCGGGCCGTGTGGGAGGAGTGCGCGGCCGTCGGCATGCCGCGCGCGATCGTCGTCACGCACCTCGACACGGCGCGCACCCCGTTCGACGAGATGGTCCGGATCTGCGGCGAGATCTTCGGCGGTGACGACCCCGACGCCGTGCTCCCGCTCCACCTGCCCCTCCACGGCCCCGAGGGCCCCGACGGGCACGCGCCGCTCACCGGGCTGGCCGGGCTGCTCACCCGGCAGGTCTTCGACTACTCATCGGGCGAGCGGCGGGAGAAGCCGCCCGACGACACCCAGCGGGAACCGCTCCGGGCGGCCCGCGACCGGCTCATCGAGGGGATCATCGCCGAGAGCGAGGACGAGACCCTGATGGACCGCTACCTGGGCGGGGCCGAGATCGACGTGGCGAGCCTCGTGAAGGACCTGGAGCGCGCCGTCGCCCGGGGCACCTTCCATCCCGTCCTCGCCGCCGCCCCCGCGGCCGAGGGCGCCCGCCGGGGCGTCGGCACCGTCGAGCTCCTGGACCTGGTCACCGGTGGTTTCCCGGCCCCGGCGGAGCGTCCGATGCCCGGCGTCACCCCCCTGCACGGGGCGTCGTGCCCGGTCCTGGCCTGCGATCCGGACGGGCCGCTGATCGCCGAGGTGGTCAAGACGTCCTCCGACCCGTACGTCGGCCGGGTCTCGCTCGTACGCGTCTTCTCCGGCACCCTGCGCCCCGACGAGACCGTCCACGTGTTCGGCCACGGCCTCACCGATCCCGCCCGCGAGGCGCGTCCCTTCCACGAGGCCGAGGTGCGCGTCGGCGCGCTCTCCACCCCCTTCGGCAAACAGCAGCGTCCGCTGACCGCGTGCGCCGCGGGGGACCTGGCCTGCGTCGCCAAGCTGGGCACCGCCGAGACCGGGGACACCCTCTCCGGCCCGGACCTGCCCCTGCTGCTGGACCCCTGGACCACTCCCGACCCGCTGCTGCCGCTCGCCATCGAGGCGCACAGCAAGGCGGACGAGGACAAGCTCTCCCAGGGGCTCGCCCGCCTGGTGGCCGAGGACCCGACCCTGCGCCTCGAACAGAACCAGGACACCCACCAGGTGGTGCTGTGGTGCCTGGGCGAGGCCCACCAGGACGTGGCGCTGGACCGACTGCGCAACCGCTACGGCGTCCAGGTGGACGCCGTGCCGCACGAGGTGGCGCTCCGCGAGACCTTCGCCGCCCCGTCGAGCGGGCGCGGCCGGCACGTGAAGCAGTCCGGCGGCCACGGTCAGTACGCCATCTGCGAGATCGACGTGGAACCGCTGCCCGCCGGGTCGGGCGTCGAGTTCGTCGACAAGGTGGTCGGCGGATCGGTGCCCCGGCAGTTCATCTCCTCCGTGGAGAAGGGCGTGCGCGCCCAGGCGGCCCGCGGGGTCGTGGCCGGGCATCCGCTCGTCGACGTGCGCGTCACGCTGCGGGACGGCAAGTCCCATTCGGTGGACTCCTCCGACGCCGCGTTCCAGACCGCGGGCGCGCTGGCCCTGCGCGAGGCCGCCGCGGACACCCGCATCCGGTTCCTGGAACCGGTCGACGAGGTCCGGGTGCTGGTCCCCGACGACTACGTCGGGCCGGTGATGAGCGATCTGTCCGGCCGCCGCGGCAGGGTGATCGGCACCGAGCAGTCCGGCTCCGGACGCACCCTGGTACGGGCCGAGGTGCCGGAGCTGGAGATCGACCGGTACGCCGTCGACCTGCGGTCCCTCTCCCATGGCGCCGGTCGCTTCGACCGGGCGTACGCCCGGCACGAAGCGATGCCCCCGCAGCTCGCGGAACGTCTCGGGGAGCGGCGGGAGAGGCGTCCGGAGGACACCTGA
- a CDS encoding HIT domain-containing protein, producing MLIAMTSEPEQQIGVGTPDAFQRLWTPHRMAYIQGENKPTGPEAGDGCPFCGIPSKSDEDGLVIARGRNVYAVLNLYPYNGGHLMVVPYRHVADYTELDGPETMELADFTKRAMVALRSASGAHGFNIGMNQGAVAGAGIAAHLHQHLVPRWGGDTNFMPVVGHTKVLPQLLADTRKMLADAWPVD from the coding sequence ATGCTGATCGCCATGACGAGTGAGCCGGAGCAGCAGATCGGAGTGGGAACGCCCGACGCGTTCCAGCGCCTGTGGACGCCCCACCGGATGGCGTACATCCAGGGCGAGAACAAGCCGACCGGTCCGGAGGCCGGCGACGGCTGCCCGTTCTGCGGCATCCCGTCGAAATCCGACGAGGACGGGCTCGTCATCGCGCGCGGCCGGAACGTCTACGCCGTGCTGAACCTGTACCCGTACAACGGCGGCCATCTGATGGTGGTGCCGTACCGGCACGTCGCGGACTACACGGAGCTGGACGGCCCGGAGACCATGGAGCTGGCCGACTTCACCAAGCGGGCGATGGTGGCCCTGCGGTCGGCCTCGGGCGCGCACGGCTTCAACATCGGCATGAACCAGGGCGCGGTGGCCGGCGCGGGCATCGCGGCCCACCTGCACCAGCACCTGGTGCCGCGCTGGGGCGGGGACACCAACTTCATGCCGGTCGTCGGGCACACGAAGGTGCTGCCGCAGCTGCTCGCCGACACGCGCAAGATGCTGGCCGACGCCTGGCCGGTCGACTGA
- a CDS encoding potassium channel family protein — MSDQPSDPAPPSFRRWEQRTEVPLLVVSLVFLLGYAVRVLAPAGAGFWRDLALVLVCAAWLVFVGDYVVRLRLSGLGIRFVRVHWLDTVVLLLPLLRPLRLIRLYTAVQRHRRQPRLSLYARVMAYAGVSALLLGFSAALAVYHQEHTAAGASIRTFGDSVWWACATLTTVGYGDAVPVTPSGRVVASGLMACGLALLGAVTGSFSSWMLQVFRREDEKRPPEGG, encoded by the coding sequence ATGAGCGACCAGCCTTCCGACCCGGCACCTCCCTCCTTCCGGCGCTGGGAGCAGCGCACGGAAGTGCCGCTCCTCGTGGTCTCGCTGGTCTTCCTGCTCGGTTACGCGGTGCGCGTCCTGGCCCCCGCCGGCGCGGGGTTCTGGCGCGACCTCGCCCTCGTTCTGGTCTGTGCCGCCTGGCTGGTCTTCGTCGGGGACTACGTCGTACGGCTCCGGCTCAGCGGCCTGGGCATCCGTTTCGTCCGGGTGCACTGGCTGGACACGGTGGTCCTGCTGCTCCCCCTGCTGCGGCCGCTGCGGCTGATCCGCCTCTACACCGCGGTGCAGCGGCACCGGCGGCAACCGCGGCTGAGCCTGTACGCGCGGGTGATGGCCTACGCCGGGGTGAGCGCGCTGCTGCTGGGCTTCTCCGCCGCGCTGGCCGTCTACCACCAGGAGCACACGGCGGCGGGGGCCTCGATCCGCACCTTCGGGGACTCGGTGTGGTGGGCGTGCGCGACGCTCACGACGGTGGGGTACGGGGACGCGGTCCCCGTCACGCCGAGCGGCCGGGTCGTCGCGTCGGGCCTGATGGCCTGCGGGCTGGCGCTCCTGGGGGCGGTGACGGGCTCGTTCTCGTCGTGGATGCTGCAGGTGTTCCGGCGGGAGGACGAGAAGAGGCCCCCGGAGGGCGGGTAG
- the thrS gene encoding threonine--tRNA ligase codes for MSDVRVTIQRDSEREERVVTTGTTAAELFPGERTVVAARVAGELKDLAHVVADGEVVEPVEISSEDGLNILRHSTAHVMAQAVQQLFPEAKLGIGPPVKDGFYYDFDVEKPFTPEDLKAIEKKMQEIQKRGQRFSRRVVTDEDAREELSDEPYKLELIGIKGSASSDDGADVEVGGGELTIYDNLDPKTGELCWKDLCRGPHLPTTRFIPAFKLMRNAAAYWRGSEKNPMLQRIYGTAWPTKDELKAHLEFLEEAAKRDHRKLGNELDLFSFPDEIGPGLAVFHPKGGIIRRAMEDYSRRRHEEEGYEFVYSPHATKGKLFEKSGHLDWYAEGMYPPMQLDDGVDYYLKPMNCPMHNLIFDARGRSYRELPLRLFEFGTVYRYEKSGVVHGLTRSRGFTQDDAHIYCTKEQMAEELDRTLTFVLNLLRDYGLTDFYLELSTKDPEKFVGSDEIWEEATETLRQVAEKQGLPLVPDPGGAAFYGPKISVQCKDAIGRTWQMSTVQLDFNLPERFDLEYTGPDGTKQRPVMIHRALFGSIERFFAVLLEHYAGAFPVWLAPVQAVGIPIGDAHIPYLQEFAAKARKKGLRVDVDASSDRMQKKIRNQQKAKVPFMIIAGDEDMANGAVSFRYRDGSQENGIPVEDAIAKIQKAVEDRVQV; via the coding sequence GTGTCAGACGTCCGTGTGACCATCCAACGCGATTCCGAGCGGGAAGAGCGCGTGGTGACGACGGGCACTACGGCGGCCGAGCTCTTCCCCGGCGAGCGCACCGTCGTCGCGGCCCGGGTCGCCGGCGAGCTGAAGGACCTCGCGCACGTCGTCGCCGACGGCGAGGTCGTCGAGCCGGTCGAGATCTCCTCCGAGGACGGCCTGAACATCCTGCGGCACTCCACCGCGCACGTCATGGCCCAGGCCGTGCAGCAGCTCTTCCCCGAGGCCAAGCTGGGCATCGGCCCGCCGGTCAAGGACGGCTTCTACTACGACTTCGACGTCGAGAAGCCGTTCACCCCCGAGGACCTCAAGGCCATCGAGAAGAAGATGCAGGAGATCCAGAAGCGGGGCCAGCGGTTCTCCCGCCGGGTCGTGACGGACGAGGACGCCCGCGAGGAGCTGTCCGACGAGCCGTACAAGCTGGAGCTCATCGGCATCAAGGGCTCCGCGTCCTCCGACGACGGCGCGGACGTCGAGGTGGGCGGCGGCGAGCTGACCATCTACGACAACCTCGACCCGAAGACCGGCGAGCTGTGCTGGAAGGACCTCTGCCGGGGCCCCCACCTGCCGACCACCCGGTTCATCCCGGCGTTCAAGCTGATGCGCAACGCCGCGGCGTACTGGCGCGGCAGCGAGAAGAACCCGATGCTCCAGCGCATCTACGGCACCGCCTGGCCCACCAAGGACGAGCTCAAGGCGCACCTGGAGTTCCTGGAGGAGGCCGCCAAGCGCGACCACCGCAAGCTCGGCAACGAGCTGGACCTCTTCTCCTTCCCGGACGAGATCGGCCCCGGGCTCGCGGTCTTCCACCCCAAGGGCGGCATCATCCGCCGCGCCATGGAGGACTACTCGCGCCGCCGGCACGAGGAGGAGGGCTACGAGTTCGTCTACTCCCCGCACGCCACCAAGGGCAAGCTCTTCGAGAAGTCCGGCCACCTGGACTGGTACGCCGAGGGCATGTACCCGCCCATGCAGCTCGACGACGGGGTGGACTACTACCTCAAGCCGATGAACTGCCCGATGCACAACCTGATCTTCGACGCGCGCGGCCGTTCGTACCGTGAACTCCCGCTGCGCCTCTTCGAGTTCGGCACGGTGTACCGGTACGAGAAGTCCGGCGTGGTGCACGGTCTGACCCGCTCGCGCGGCTTCACGCAGGACGACGCGCACATCTACTGCACCAAGGAGCAGATGGCCGAGGAGCTCGACCGGACGCTCACCTTTGTTTTGAACCTGCTCCGCGACTACGGCCTGACCGACTTCTACCTGGAGCTCTCCACCAAGGACCCGGAGAAGTTCGTCGGCTCGGACGAGATCTGGGAAGAGGCCACCGAGACGCTGCGCCAGGTCGCCGAGAAGCAGGGCCTGCCGCTGGTCCCGGACCCGGGCGGCGCCGCGTTCTACGGCCCGAAGATCTCGGTCCAGTGCAAGGACGCCATCGGCCGCACCTGGCAGATGTCGACCGTGCAGCTCGACTTCAACCTGCCGGAGCGCTTCGACCTGGAGTACACCGGCCCGGACGGCACCAAGCAGCGCCCGGTCATGATCCACCGCGCCCTGTTCGGTTCCATCGAGCGCTTCTTCGCGGTGCTGCTGGAGCACTACGCGGGCGCGTTCCCGGTGTGGCTGGCCCCGGTCCAGGCGGTCGGCATCCCGATCGGTGACGCGCACATCCCCTACCTCCAGGAGTTCGCCGCCAAGGCGCGGAAGAAGGGGCTGCGGGTCGACGTGGACGCCTCGTCCGACCGGATGCAGAAGAAGATCCGCAACCAGCAGAAGGCCAAGGTGCCCTTCATGATCATCGCGGGCGACGAGGACATGGCCAACGGGGCCGTCTCCTTCCGCTACCGCGACGGATCGCAGGAGAACGGCATCCCCGTCGAGGACGCCATCGCCAAGATCCAGAAGGCCGTCGAGGACCGCGTCCAGGTCTGA
- a CDS encoding DUF4365 domain-containing protein: MALAQPEPSGLLPQRIAPLRGTLATTACMETLQVGYLHAVAAAAGCSLSQPFPDNGIDWHVSHGAPGHAVDDEVTIKVQLKCTYQLPPRPPGPAFSFTLDNAHLVKLARTPVSVHKILVVMIVPRSRDAWLRAGHDRLDLRHCCYWTNLAGHPVTGRHRTTVRIPTSRIFDDRALCEIMARVGAGGRP; the protein is encoded by the coding sequence ATGGCGCTCGCGCAGCCCGAACCGAGCGGACTGCTGCCCCAGCGGATCGCCCCGCTGCGCGGCACACTCGCCACCACCGCCTGCATGGAGACCCTCCAGGTGGGCTATCTGCACGCGGTCGCGGCCGCGGCGGGATGCTCCCTGTCGCAGCCCTTCCCCGACAACGGCATCGACTGGCACGTCAGCCACGGCGCCCCCGGCCACGCCGTGGACGACGAGGTGACCATCAAGGTGCAGCTCAAATGCACCTACCAGCTGCCGCCCCGGCCGCCGGGACCGGCGTTCTCCTTCACGCTGGACAACGCCCACCTCGTGAAGCTCGCCCGGACCCCGGTGTCGGTGCACAAGATCCTCGTCGTGATGATCGTGCCGCGCAGCCGGGACGCCTGGCTGCGCGCCGGGCACGACCGGCTCGACCTGCGGCACTGCTGCTACTGGACCAACCTGGCCGGACACCCGGTGACGGGCCGGCACAGGACCACCGTGCGGATCCCCACCTCGCGCATCTTCGACGACCGGGCGCTCTGCGAGATCATGGCCCGCGTAGGGGCCGGAGGGAGACCCTGA
- a CDS encoding 3'-5' exonuclease, whose translation MTHWYEGPLAAFDTETTGVDVEGDRIVSAALVVQDVAGGRMRVTRWLVNPGIPVPPGAIEIHGLTDDHLRRNGRWPAPVVEEIGRALAEQCAAGRPLVVMNAPFDLTLLDRELKRHRASSLAHYLQQTPLCVLDPRVLDKHLDRYRKGRRTLTDLCELYGVVLDGAHDAAADAAAALELVRAVARRFSSRLERLTPAELHTLQAVWHAAQARGLQAWFAKNGTEEAVDPAWPLRPALPVVA comes from the coding sequence ATGACTCATTGGTACGAGGGGCCGCTGGCCGCTTTTGACACCGAGACAACAGGAGTCGACGTCGAGGGGGACCGGATCGTTTCGGCCGCCCTGGTCGTCCAGGACGTGGCGGGCGGGCGGATGCGCGTCACCCGCTGGCTGGTGAATCCGGGCATTCCGGTGCCCCCGGGGGCGATCGAGATCCACGGTCTGACCGACGACCACCTGCGGCGCAACGGCCGTTGGCCGGCTCCGGTGGTGGAGGAGATAGGCCGGGCGCTGGCCGAGCAGTGCGCGGCCGGGCGCCCGCTGGTCGTGATGAACGCACCGTTCGACCTGACGCTGCTGGACCGGGAGCTGAAGCGGCACCGGGCCTCGTCGCTCGCCCACTACCTCCAGCAAACGCCGCTGTGCGTGCTGGATCCGCGCGTGCTCGACAAGCACCTGGACCGCTACCGCAAGGGACGACGCACCCTCACCGATCTCTGCGAGCTGTACGGCGTGGTGCTCGACGGCGCGCACGACGCCGCGGCCGACGCGGCGGCGGCGCTGGAGCTGGTGCGGGCGGTGGCGCGGCGGTTCTCGTCGCGTCTGGAGCGGCTGACCCCGGCGGAGCTGCACACCCTGCAGGCCGTGTGGCACGCGGCGCAGGCGCGCGGCCTGCAGGCGTGGTTCGCGAAGAACGGCACCGAGGAGGCGGTGGATCCGGCGTGGCCGCTGCGCCCGGCGCTTCCCGTCGTGGCGTGA
- a CDS encoding SRPBCC family protein, which yields MDWSHYRFLSIWDLPGPPDTVYEILLRADDYPRWWPQFREVVSLDATTGTARIRSALPYDLVMTVRESRRDPGARVVEATLDGDLEGWARWTVTPHGDGSRAVYEQEVEVRKRLMRLLAVPGRPVFRANHALMMRAGRRGLTARLEGV from the coding sequence ATGGACTGGAGTCACTACCGCTTCCTGAGCATCTGGGACCTTCCCGGTCCGCCCGACACCGTCTACGAGATCCTCCTGCGCGCCGACGACTACCCGCGCTGGTGGCCGCAGTTCCGCGAGGTCGTCTCGCTCGACGCCACCACCGGCACCGCCCGGATCCGCTCCGCCCTCCCGTACGACCTCGTCATGACCGTCCGCGAGAGCCGCCGCGATCCGGGTGCCCGGGTCGTCGAGGCGACCCTCGACGGCGATCTGGAGGGCTGGGCCCGGTGGACGGTCACCCCGCACGGCGACGGCAGCCGGGCCGTCTACGAGCAGGAGGTCGAGGTGCGCAAGCGGCTGATGCGGCTCCTCGCGGTGCCCGGACGCCCGGTCTTCCGCGCCAACCACGCCCTGATGATGCGCGCCGGACGGCGGGGACTGACGGCCCGGCTGGAAGGAGTTTGA
- a CDS encoding TIGR02611 family protein yields the protein MKAERDERGGSAGRAAPGPAAGDGADGVTGEVAQEVTKEDRQLGSRAPGFIKASKPLHLSWQVGVFVVGLAVVVAGIIMLPLPGPGWLVIFGGMAIWATEFVWAQLVLRWTRRKVTEAAQRALDPKVRRRNIILTVTGLVIVAVLVGVYVWKFGIVMPWKINE from the coding sequence ATGAAAGCGGAGCGTGACGAGCGGGGCGGGAGCGCCGGACGGGCGGCCCCCGGGCCCGCCGCGGGGGATGGGGCGGACGGCGTGACGGGGGAGGTCGCCCAAGAGGTGACGAAGGAGGACCGGCAGCTCGGGTCCAGGGCGCCCGGGTTCATCAAGGCGTCCAAGCCGCTGCACCTGAGCTGGCAGGTCGGCGTCTTCGTGGTCGGTCTCGCCGTGGTCGTGGCGGGGATCATCATGCTGCCGCTGCCCGGCCCCGGCTGGCTGGTGATCTTCGGCGGCATGGCGATCTGGGCGACCGAGTTCGTCTGGGCCCAGCTGGTGCTCCGCTGGACGAGGCGGAAGGTCACCGAGGCCGCCCAGCGGGCGCTCGACCCCAAGGTCCGGCGGCGCAACATCATCCTCACCGTGACCGGGCTGGTGATCGTCGCGGTGCTGGTGGGGGTCTACGTCTGGAAGTTCGGCATCGTCATGCCGTGGAAGATCAACGAGTGA
- a CDS encoding SsgA family sporulation/cell division regulator, protein MNTTVSCELHLRLVVSSESSLPVPAGLRYDTADPYAVHATFHTGAEETVEWVFARDLLAEGLHRPTGTGDVRVWPSRSHGQGVVCIALSSPEGEALLEAPARALESFLKRTDAAVPPGTEHRHFDLDTELSHILAES, encoded by the coding sequence ATGAACACCACGGTCAGCTGCGAGCTGCACCTGCGCCTCGTTGTGTCGAGCGAGTCCTCACTGCCTGTCCCCGCGGGCTTGCGGTATGACACGGCCGATCCGTATGCCGTGCACGCCACCTTCCATACCGGAGCGGAGGAGACGGTCGAATGGGTATTCGCCCGCGACCTCCTCGCCGAGGGGCTGCACCGCCCCACCGGCACCGGAGACGTCCGCGTCTGGCCATCCCGTAGTCACGGCCAGGGCGTCGTCTGCATCGCGCTGAGCTCCCCGGAGGGCGAAGCCCTGCTCGAAGCCCCGGCGCGGGCCCTGGAGTCGTTCCTGAAGCGGACCGACGCCGCGGTCCCACCGGGCACCGAACACCGCCACTTCGACCTCGACACGGAGCTCTCTCACATCCTGGCCGAGAGCTGA
- a CDS encoding CGNR zinc finger domain-containing protein → MLIPHDTRIALDTVVDLLNTAPESEPPSGGARPGDGQGDGLAGVEALYDFARRHRISGVGTLDEKDLRAVRDVRARFAEVFATDDLQLAASLVNTLVAAAGTTPQLSNHDGYDWHVHYFAPDASIADHLAADCGMALAFIVVAGELERLRRCEAPDCRHAFVDLSRNRSRRYCSSRTCGNRLHVAAYRARRKEAAG, encoded by the coding sequence GTGCTGATCCCACACGACACCCGGATCGCCCTCGACACGGTGGTCGATCTGCTCAACACCGCACCGGAGAGCGAACCGCCGTCGGGCGGGGCGCGGCCGGGAGACGGACAGGGCGACGGCCTCGCCGGCGTCGAGGCGCTGTACGACTTCGCGCGGCGCCATCGCATCAGCGGCGTCGGCACGCTCGACGAGAAGGACCTGCGGGCGGTGCGGGACGTACGGGCCCGTTTCGCGGAGGTCTTCGCGACGGACGACCTCCAGCTCGCCGCCTCGCTCGTCAACACGCTCGTCGCGGCCGCCGGCACGACGCCGCAGCTCAGCAATCACGACGGCTACGACTGGCACGTGCACTACTTCGCGCCGGACGCCTCGATCGCCGACCACCTCGCGGCCGACTGCGGCATGGCGCTGGCCTTCATCGTGGTGGCGGGCGAGCTCGAGCGGCTGCGCAGGTGCGAGGCGCCGGACTGCCGGCACGCCTTCGTCGACCTGTCCCGCAACCGCTCCCGCCGCTACTGCTCCAGCCGCACGTGCGGCAACCGTCTGCACGTGGCCGCGTACCGGGCACGCCGCAAGGAAGCGGCCGGCTGA